A section of the Akkermansia muciniphila genome encodes:
- a CDS encoding sensor histidine kinase, protein MSVIDYILIILVLASLYLNWHLVQVCRSAMKARKKALRDAQRLLKRGEEAQEQAIADKRRFLEALGEAFLLIGPAGHIVLANTLARELFQEERLEGRKTDALVCNQELLGHVQEAFDTDGPVVKEFTLSAVNSPGGVQNGITAWHLDSAITDTPIREKRILLRNVTQNYLTNQMRRDFVANASHELRTPLTIIVGYLENLMEDDLMEESPGLARKFIGVMHQNSQRLMNIIEDMLMISKLESGHKAILKEQWFHITSCVDDVFSRLDSIREKKQAALHMDIPPDWELYGDPFYWTQVLFNLVENALKQNTEPGLSVTVAAAKTPEACVITVTDTGVGIPAESLPFLFNRFYRVETHHSSEIKGTGLGLSIVKRAVEAHDGAITVSSLPHRETVFTITIPLKRFRTF, encoded by the coding sequence ATGTCGGTCATCGACTATATCCTCATCATCCTGGTTCTGGCCTCCCTGTACCTGAACTGGCATCTGGTCCAGGTATGCCGGTCCGCCATGAAAGCCAGGAAAAAGGCCCTGCGGGACGCGCAGCGGCTGCTGAAGCGCGGGGAGGAAGCCCAGGAACAGGCCATTGCGGATAAACGGCGCTTTCTGGAAGCCCTGGGGGAGGCTTTCCTGCTCATCGGACCCGCCGGACACATTGTGCTGGCCAATACGCTGGCCAGGGAACTCTTTCAGGAAGAAAGGCTGGAAGGACGCAAAACGGACGCCCTGGTCTGCAACCAGGAACTGCTGGGGCACGTTCAGGAAGCCTTTGACACGGACGGCCCCGTGGTCAAGGAATTCACGCTGAGCGCCGTCAACTCCCCCGGCGGCGTGCAGAACGGCATCACGGCCTGGCACCTGGACAGCGCCATCACGGACACCCCGATCAGGGAAAAGCGCATCCTGCTGCGCAACGTCACGCAGAACTACCTCACCAACCAGATGCGCCGGGACTTTGTGGCGAACGCGTCCCACGAGCTGCGCACGCCGCTCACCATCATCGTGGGGTATCTGGAAAACCTGATGGAAGACGATCTGATGGAGGAAAGCCCCGGACTGGCGCGCAAATTCATCGGCGTCATGCACCAGAACAGCCAGCGGCTCATGAACATCATTGAAGACATGCTCATGATCTCCAAGCTGGAATCAGGCCACAAGGCCATCCTGAAGGAACAGTGGTTCCACATCACCTCTTGCGTAGATGATGTCTTCTCCCGCCTGGACTCCATCCGGGAGAAAAAACAAGCCGCCCTGCACATGGACATTCCGCCGGACTGGGAACTCTACGGGGACCCCTTCTACTGGACGCAGGTCCTGTTTAACCTGGTGGAAAACGCCCTCAAGCAAAACACGGAACCGGGCCTTTCCGTCACTGTGGCAGCCGCCAAAACGCCGGAAGCCTGCGTGATCACCGTCACGGACACGGGCGTAGGCATCCCCGCGGAAAGCCTTCCCTTCCTCTTCAACCGCTTCTACCGGGTGGAAACCCACCACTCCTCTGAAATCAAGGGAACGGGCCTGGGCCTCTCCATCGTGAAACGCGCCGTGGAAGCCCACGACGGCGCCATCACCGTCTCCAGTCTTCCCCACCGGGAAACCGTCTTCACCATCACCATTCCCCTGAAACGGTTCCGGACTTTCTAG
- the lgt gene encoding prolipoprotein diacylglyceryl transferase codes for MNPTAYVHDLDPVIWQVTDSIALRWYGLAYLMGFIGGYFLLSWLSRRKLYPIPQDKLADFVTYVAIFGVLIGGRLGYVLFYQIPNHGWSQFLADPLMALRVWEGGMASHGGMIGVGLYTFYYAWKHRVKWVALLDGLAIVAPVGLFFGRMANFINGELYGRIVSPGSTQGMIFPAELSQDPDLFVRVASRIYETPGLVDKLSLSGVAVPEHMNAAWVVDRVRDTPAIKEIVSEMMQDHARYPSQLYEAFAEGVLLFAVLWFIRVKFPRAWNGVFCGVFAILYAVGRIVCEEYREPDSPFSMGLTRGQFLSVFLVLVGVAFFVYAFKTRQTVQECNFYDPEKKNKEESAGKTA; via the coding sequence ATGAACCCGACTGCTTACGTACACGACCTGGACCCCGTCATCTGGCAGGTTACGGACTCCATTGCCCTGCGCTGGTATGGCCTGGCTTACCTGATGGGCTTCATCGGAGGATACTTTCTGCTCTCCTGGCTGTCCCGCCGGAAACTGTACCCCATTCCGCAGGACAAGCTGGCGGACTTTGTCACCTATGTGGCGATCTTTGGCGTCCTGATCGGCGGACGGCTGGGGTACGTGCTCTTTTACCAGATACCTAATCATGGCTGGTCCCAGTTCCTCGCGGACCCGCTGATGGCTCTGCGGGTATGGGAAGGAGGCATGGCAAGCCACGGAGGAATGATCGGCGTGGGGCTGTACACGTTCTATTACGCGTGGAAGCACCGCGTTAAATGGGTGGCCCTGCTGGACGGCCTAGCCATTGTGGCTCCCGTGGGGCTGTTCTTTGGCCGCATGGCCAACTTCATCAATGGGGAGCTGTACGGGCGCATTGTATCCCCCGGTTCCACGCAGGGAATGATCTTTCCGGCGGAACTCTCCCAGGACCCGGACTTGTTTGTCCGGGTGGCCTCCCGCATTTATGAAACGCCCGGCTTGGTGGACAAGCTCTCTCTTTCCGGGGTGGCTGTTCCGGAACATATGAACGCCGCCTGGGTGGTTGACCGGGTGAGGGATACGCCCGCCATCAAGGAAATTGTGAGCGAGATGATGCAGGACCATGCGCGCTACCCCTCCCAGCTATATGAGGCATTTGCGGAAGGAGTGCTTCTTTTTGCGGTCCTGTGGTTCATCCGGGTGAAATTCCCGCGGGCGTGGAACGGCGTCTTCTGCGGCGTCTTTGCCATTCTGTATGCTGTCGGCAGAATCGTTTGCGAGGAATACCGGGAACCTGATTCCCCCTTCTCCATGGGCCTGACCCGCGGGCAGTTCCTTTCCGTCTTCCTCGTGCTGGTGGGCGTAGCATTCTTTGTCTATGCCTTTAAAACCAGGCAAACGGTTCAGGAATGCAACTTCTATGATCCGGAGAAGAAGAACAAGGAGGAGTCAGCCGGGAAGACTGCTTAA
- the hisG gene encoding ATP phosphoribosyltransferase has protein sequence MSKKLKIALPKGSLQDSTVELFRKAGYNVYVSSRGYRPTCDDDDLELFLIRAQEIGRYVNDGFIDCGITGRDWIYENRADVEVLTDLQYSKATSKPTRWVLVVPEDSPITCADDLQGKRIATEGVGITERWLQEKGIKAHVEFSWGATEVKVPELVDAIVDITETGSSIKANKLRIVDTLMTSYPQFIANRETMQDEWKKQKLESLVMMLRGALEARRKVGLKMNLPAASLNGLVEALPSLRRPTISHLAEEGWLAVETVIDESVVRDIIPQLKALGAEGIIEYPLNKLVY, from the coding sequence ATGTCGAAGAAACTCAAAATAGCACTTCCCAAAGGCAGTTTGCAGGACTCCACCGTGGAATTGTTCCGCAAGGCCGGCTACAATGTATATGTGTCCAGCCGCGGGTACCGCCCGACTTGCGACGACGACGATCTGGAACTCTTTCTGATCCGTGCGCAGGAAATCGGACGTTACGTCAATGACGGTTTCATCGACTGCGGCATTACCGGACGCGACTGGATTTATGAAAACCGCGCGGACGTGGAAGTGCTGACGGACCTTCAATACTCCAAGGCCACCTCCAAGCCCACCCGCTGGGTCCTGGTGGTACCGGAAGACTCCCCCATCACCTGCGCGGATGACCTGCAGGGCAAGCGCATCGCCACGGAAGGCGTGGGCATCACGGAACGCTGGCTTCAGGAAAAAGGCATCAAGGCCCATGTGGAATTCTCCTGGGGCGCCACGGAAGTGAAAGTGCCGGAACTGGTGGACGCCATTGTGGACATCACGGAAACGGGCAGCTCCATCAAGGCTAACAAGCTCCGCATTGTGGACACCCTGATGACCTCCTACCCCCAGTTCATCGCGAACCGGGAAACCATGCAGGACGAATGGAAGAAGCAGAAGCTGGAAAGCCTGGTCATGATGCTCAGGGGCGCTCTGGAAGCCCGCCGGAAGGTGGGCTTGAAAATGAACCTCCCCGCCGCTTCCCTCAATGGCCTGGTGGAAGCCCTGCCGTCCCTGCGCCGCCCCACCATCTCCCATCTGGCGGAAGAAGGCTGGCTGGCCGTGGAAACCGTCATTGACGAATCCGTCGTGCGGGATATCATTCCCCAGCTCAAGGCCCTCGGCGCGGAAGGCATCATCGAATACCCGCTCAACAAGCTGGTCTACTAA
- a CDS encoding DUF3313 domain-containing protein, translating to MLLRAVFSAAAILFLGVSCSSGPYRPVSPLITHAADIKEARGSLSGVWCHPSAGQFLWKKQKRQYVYVAPVDIQAVQQEFPEASAYLAREFRDSMQKEVRLLIDRRNAQPGAHPHWVLSDRPRTPGVKVSLAIVHLKPTDVGGKVAAVGVGIVSPIPGISFLINHLASGAVGIEGNITAMDNGTVLKEFYGRNRDPINIFSCNSFEEFACDKYNLDRFARQIAEMLAENPVRS from the coding sequence ATGCTTCTCCGTGCAGTTTTTTCCGCCGCGGCCATTCTTTTCCTGGGGGTTTCCTGTTCGTCCGGCCCTTACCGGCCCGTTTCCCCGCTTATTACGCATGCCGCAGATATCAAGGAGGCGCGCGGCAGCCTCAGCGGCGTCTGGTGCCACCCCTCCGCCGGACAATTCCTCTGGAAGAAGCAGAAACGGCAGTATGTTTACGTAGCGCCAGTGGATATCCAGGCCGTGCAGCAGGAGTTTCCGGAAGCATCCGCTTACCTGGCACGTGAATTCCGGGATTCCATGCAAAAGGAGGTGCGCCTTCTCATTGACCGCAGAAACGCGCAGCCCGGCGCTCATCCCCACTGGGTGCTGAGCGACCGGCCACGCACTCCCGGAGTGAAGGTTTCCCTGGCGATCGTCCATCTGAAGCCCACGGACGTGGGCGGAAAAGTAGCCGCCGTGGGCGTGGGCATCGTTTCTCCCATTCCGGGTATTTCCTTCCTCATCAACCATCTCGCTTCCGGAGCCGTAGGAATTGAAGGCAACATCACAGCCATGGACAACGGGACCGTCCTGAAAGAGTTTTACGGACGCAACCGGGATCCCATCAATATTTTCTCCTGCAACAGTTTTGAGGAGTTCGCCTGTGACAAATACAACCTGGACCGCTTTGCCCGGCAGATTGCGGAAATGCTGGCGGAAAATCCGGTACGGTCCTGA
- a CDS encoding DUF3313 family protein: protein MYGAIPKLLLALGTGLVFSCSSSRPMPTSPLITHPLKADPKQSCFQGVWYNPREQSIWNSPRLKVYVAPVNIDYIKTKFPKEAPALAEQFRTELQKDIQRVLENRAKQTGGKIKWQLVDRPSPGGVTLYIAMVKLKPTDVGGNVLSDLVSLASPLPGTSLILGNLMSGDVGIEGRLSDMRTGTSIMEFKAYNTDPITLFSVKEFERFAFDQRNLRLFASGISSIFKGGPSSYIPKTGNFDLDPF from the coding sequence ATGTACGGTGCTATTCCTAAGCTCTTGCTGGCACTGGGAACGGGACTGGTTTTTTCCTGTTCCAGCTCCCGGCCCATGCCCACCTCCCCCCTGATTACCCACCCCCTTAAGGCGGATCCCAAACAGAGCTGCTTTCAGGGCGTCTGGTACAATCCCAGGGAACAGTCCATCTGGAATTCTCCGCGCCTGAAGGTGTATGTAGCGCCCGTCAATATCGACTACATCAAGACCAAGTTCCCGAAGGAAGCTCCGGCCCTGGCGGAACAATTCAGAACAGAGCTTCAGAAAGACATTCAAAGGGTGCTGGAAAACAGAGCCAAGCAGACCGGAGGAAAAATCAAGTGGCAATTGGTTGACCGCCCCTCCCCGGGAGGCGTGACCCTTTATATCGCCATGGTGAAGCTGAAGCCCACAGACGTGGGCGGCAATGTCCTGTCCGACCTCGTTTCCCTGGCCTCCCCCCTTCCGGGCACTTCCCTGATCCTGGGTAATTTAATGAGCGGGGACGTGGGCATTGAAGGGCGCCTGTCCGATATGCGTACAGGCACCAGCATCATGGAGTTCAAGGCCTATAATACGGATCCCATCACCTTGTTTTCCGTGAAGGAGTTTGAGCGCTTCGCCTTTGACCAGCGGAATCTGCGGCTTTTCGCCAGTGGAATTTCCTCCATTTTCAAAGGCGGCCCGTCCAGCTACATTCCCAAGACAGGCAACTTTGACCTGGACCCGTTTTAA
- the ilvD gene encoding dihydroxy-acid dehydratase produces the protein MRSDRVKAGFERAPHRSLMRATGMTDEDLSRPFIAICNSFNEVIPGHVHLNKVAALIKEEVRKAGGTPVEFNLPGVCDGIAMGHGGMKFSLPSRELIADSVETMLSAHAFDAMICIPNCDKIVPGMIMGALRCNIPTIFCSGGPMAAGMAEDGTVLDLNSVFEAVARFKAGKINAAELHSLECRACPGAGSCSGMFTANSMNCLSEVIGLALPGNGSLLATSEERKEFWKQTARRAVEMAKADGPLPRDIVNRDAIDNAFAIDMAMGGSSNTVLHTLAIAREAGVEYDLQRINDISKRTPNICKVAPSSHFHMQDVLRAGGVSAIIHEIARIPGALHLDAVTVSGKTLGETVEGCGITDETVIHPLEKAYSRDGGLAILFGNLAQEGAVVKKAGVHPDMMSFSGPAVIFESQEEACEGILAGKVKSGDVVVIRNEGPKGGPGMQEMLAPTSYIMGQGLGAEVALITDGRFSGATHGACIGHISPEAAEGGLIGLLRNGDIIEYSIPDRTLNAHLSEEEIARRRADWKPSYNKVSSSWLGRYRQLATNASNGAVLRKGE, from the coding sequence ATGCGAAGCGATAGAGTTAAAGCAGGTTTCGAGCGTGCGCCGCACCGCAGTCTGATGCGTGCCACGGGAATGACGGATGAAGATTTAAGCCGTCCCTTCATAGCCATTTGCAATTCCTTTAATGAGGTGATTCCGGGCCATGTCCACCTGAACAAGGTAGCCGCCCTCATCAAGGAGGAAGTGCGCAAGGCCGGGGGAACCCCCGTGGAGTTCAACCTGCCCGGCGTTTGTGACGGCATTGCCATGGGGCACGGCGGCATGAAGTTTTCCCTGCCCAGCCGTGAACTGATCGCGGACAGCGTGGAGACGATGCTGAGCGCCCACGCGTTTGACGCCATGATCTGCATTCCGAATTGTGACAAGATTGTTCCCGGCATGATCATGGGCGCCCTGCGCTGCAATATTCCCACCATTTTCTGCAGCGGCGGCCCGATGGCCGCAGGCATGGCGGAGGACGGCACCGTGCTGGACCTGAACAGCGTGTTTGAGGCCGTGGCCCGTTTCAAGGCAGGCAAGATTAATGCGGCGGAACTCCATTCCCTGGAATGCCGCGCCTGCCCCGGCGCCGGTTCCTGTTCCGGCATGTTTACGGCCAATTCCATGAATTGCCTGAGCGAGGTGATCGGCCTGGCCCTTCCCGGCAACGGTTCCCTGCTGGCTACGTCCGAGGAGCGCAAGGAGTTCTGGAAGCAGACCGCGCGCCGCGCCGTGGAGATGGCGAAGGCGGACGGCCCCCTGCCGCGCGACATCGTGAACCGTGACGCCATTGACAACGCCTTTGCGATCGACATGGCGATGGGCGGCAGTTCCAACACCGTGCTCCATACGCTGGCAATCGCCCGTGAGGCCGGGGTGGAATATGACCTCCAGCGCATCAATGACATTTCCAAACGCACCCCGAATATCTGCAAGGTGGCTCCTTCCTCCCATTTCCACATGCAAGACGTTCTGCGCGCCGGCGGCGTGAGCGCCATCATCCATGAGATCGCCCGCATTCCCGGCGCCCTCCATCTGGATGCCGTCACCGTCAGCGGAAAGACGCTGGGTGAAACCGTGGAAGGGTGCGGCATTACGGATGAAACCGTAATCCATCCGCTGGAAAAGGCTTATTCCCGTGACGGCGGCCTGGCGATTCTGTTCGGCAACCTGGCCCAGGAAGGCGCCGTGGTGAAGAAGGCCGGCGTGCATCCGGATATGATGAGCTTCAGCGGCCCTGCCGTAATTTTCGAGTCCCAGGAGGAAGCCTGTGAAGGCATCCTCGCCGGAAAGGTGAAATCCGGGGACGTGGTCGTCATCCGCAATGAAGGGCCCAAGGGCGGACCCGGCATGCAGGAGATGCTGGCTCCCACCTCTTATATCATGGGGCAGGGCCTTGGCGCGGAAGTGGCGCTGATCACGGACGGCCGTTTTTCTGGCGCCACCCATGGCGCCTGCATTGGCCATATTTCCCCGGAAGCGGCGGAAGGCGGCCTCATCGGCCTGTTGCGGAACGGGGATATCATTGAGTATTCCATCCCGGACCGTACGCTGAACGCTCATTTGAGTGAAGAGGAGATCGCGCGCCGCCGTGCGGACTGGAAGCCCTCTTACAACAAGGTTTCTTCCTCCTGGCTGGGCCGTTACCGCCAGTTGGCCACGAATGCCAGCAACGGCGCCGTGCTCCGGAAAGGGGAATAA
- a CDS encoding M42 family metallopeptidase, which produces MAIDSELLGKFSEAHGISGHEDEVRNLVARELAGCGEFSSDGSGCLFCANGNSGPRVMLAAHMDEIGFLVQNITGNGFLQLVGIGGWWPHTLLSQRVLVKTRSGRSIQGVIGSKPPHFLPEGQRNSVMSMEALFVDVGAESAEQARNEFGIHLGDPVVPDVKFTSLENPFRVMGKAFDNRAGLSVMIEAFKTLCREGHPNTLIAAATVQEEVGTRGARTAGVAMRPDCVIVLEGPPADDTPGFTAADSQGALGGGVQIRLFDPTAITNPRLVALAEEVAEKAGIPFQLTVRRSGGTDAGALHLSGKGVPCIVLGIPTRYIHAHNGVLDLRDYRAAVELTVALARALDHETVEALTHYLP; this is translated from the coding sequence ATGGCGATTGATTCGGAGCTGCTGGGAAAGTTTTCAGAGGCCCATGGCATTTCAGGGCACGAGGATGAAGTGCGGAACCTTGTGGCGCGGGAGCTGGCGGGATGCGGGGAATTCTCCTCCGATGGTTCCGGCTGCCTTTTCTGCGCCAATGGCAATTCAGGCCCCCGCGTGATGCTGGCCGCCCACATGGATGAAATTGGCTTCCTGGTGCAGAATATCACCGGAAACGGCTTTCTGCAGCTGGTGGGCATAGGCGGGTGGTGGCCGCATACCCTGTTAAGCCAGCGTGTTCTGGTGAAGACGCGCTCGGGTCGCAGCATTCAGGGGGTGATCGGCTCCAAGCCGCCCCATTTTCTGCCGGAAGGCCAGCGCAACAGCGTCATGAGTATGGAGGCCCTGTTTGTGGACGTGGGCGCTGAAAGCGCGGAACAGGCTCGGAATGAATTCGGCATTCACCTGGGTGATCCCGTGGTGCCGGACGTGAAATTCACATCTCTGGAAAATCCGTTCCGGGTGATGGGCAAGGCCTTTGACAACCGCGCCGGCCTCTCCGTAATGATAGAAGCGTTCAAGACGCTGTGCCGGGAAGGGCACCCCAATACTCTGATTGCCGCCGCTACGGTGCAGGAGGAAGTAGGGACCAGGGGCGCCAGGACGGCCGGAGTCGCCATGCGCCCGGATTGCGTCATTGTGCTGGAAGGACCGCCTGCGGACGATACCCCCGGCTTTACGGCGGCGGACTCCCAGGGAGCCCTGGGCGGCGGCGTTCAGATCAGGCTGTTTGACCCTACGGCCATCACCAACCCGCGGCTGGTCGCCCTGGCTGAGGAAGTGGCGGAGAAGGCAGGCATCCCCTTCCAGTTAACGGTGCGCCGCTCCGGTGGAACGGATGCGGGCGCCCTGCATCTCTCCGGCAAGGGAGTCCCTTGCATTGTGCTGGGAATCCCCACCCGGTACATCCACGCCCATAACGGCGTGCTGGACCTGCGGGATTACCGTGCGGCGGTGGAACTGACGGTGGCGCTGGCGCGTGCCCTGGACCATGAAACCGTGGAAGCCCTCACTCATTACCTGCCCTGA
- a CDS encoding response regulator transcription factor — protein sequence MATILIAEDDHAISDLVAYNLERAGHTPLAAYDGLTALEVARRDKPELILLDQMMPGMDGHGVLRELRRDSRTQNIPVIFLTAKAQAEDRIQGLELGADDYVTKPFSPKELVLRVASVLKRCEHTPGSVIAEYGPFTFDKNALKFYIDKEEAELTATEFKLMIYMVEREGQTLNRNDLLSCVWGYSHQAQSRTLDTHMKRLRQKLSSYADCIETVRSIGYRFTLPGRRPRTEEA from the coding sequence ATGGCAACCATTCTTATCGCTGAAGACGATCACGCCATCTCAGACCTCGTGGCCTACAACCTGGAACGCGCAGGCCATACGCCCCTGGCGGCCTATGACGGCCTGACCGCGCTGGAAGTGGCGCGCAGGGACAAGCCGGAACTGATCCTGCTGGACCAGATGATGCCCGGCATGGACGGCCACGGCGTGCTGCGGGAACTGCGCCGGGACAGCCGCACGCAGAACATTCCCGTCATCTTCCTGACCGCCAAGGCCCAGGCGGAAGACCGCATCCAGGGGCTGGAGCTGGGCGCGGACGACTATGTGACCAAGCCCTTCAGCCCCAAGGAACTTGTGCTGCGCGTAGCCAGCGTGCTGAAACGGTGCGAACACACGCCGGGCAGCGTCATTGCGGAATACGGCCCCTTCACCTTTGACAAGAACGCCCTCAAATTCTACATCGACAAGGAGGAAGCGGAACTGACGGCCACGGAATTCAAACTCATGATCTACATGGTTGAACGGGAAGGCCAGACCCTGAACCGCAACGACCTGCTGAGCTGCGTATGGGGCTACAGCCACCAGGCCCAGAGCCGCACGCTGGACACGCACATGAAACGGCTGCGCCAGAAACTGTCCTCCTATGCGGACTGCATTGAAACCGTCCGCAGCATCGGCTACCGCTTTACCCTGCCGGGGAGGCGTCCACGGACGGAAGAGGCCTAA
- a CDS encoding Amuc_1102 family pilus-like protein, which translates to MKSILNTITAMLAAVLFIPVASAQTTSNPRMQVKVTLEKLSLYMRQSPNVMTQDDPRPLPKPKRWADFEIPFKVDAAPAPKSGYIDSLTFKFYIAVVNPDRARQYLKLYKEVKYVNVPVGEATYASVYLSPSSVKRITGSEGGRGKWVKYQGVVVEYNGKIVATYSSERGKMEKWWTIQSPSIVETSYYPLLNKDETPFSVYWYDRYPEIMRPNSPQPTSSPEPAPFGAPAETPAADGE; encoded by the coding sequence ATGAAATCCATCCTTAACACTATCACGGCCATGCTGGCTGCGGTGCTTTTCATCCCTGTGGCATCGGCGCAAACCACCAGCAACCCCAGAATGCAGGTGAAGGTCACGCTGGAAAAGCTGTCCCTGTACATGCGCCAGTCCCCCAACGTCATGACCCAGGACGACCCCCGGCCCCTGCCCAAGCCGAAGAGATGGGCGGATTTTGAGATACCCTTCAAGGTGGACGCGGCTCCCGCTCCCAAGTCCGGCTACATCGATTCCCTGACGTTCAAATTCTATATTGCCGTGGTCAATCCGGACCGCGCCCGCCAGTACCTGAAACTTTACAAGGAAGTCAAATACGTCAATGTTCCCGTAGGGGAGGCCACGTATGCCTCCGTCTACCTGTCTCCCTCTTCCGTCAAGCGCATCACCGGTTCCGAAGGCGGCAGGGGCAAATGGGTGAAGTACCAGGGCGTGGTGGTGGAATACAACGGCAAAATAGTCGCCACCTATTCCTCCGAACGCGGCAAGATGGAAAAATGGTGGACCATCCAGTCCCCCAGCATCGTGGAAACATCCTATTACCCCCTGCTGAACAAGGATGAAACGCCCTTCTCCGTGTACTGGTATGACCGCTATCCGGAAATCATGAGGCCCAACAGCCCGCAGCCGACTTCCAGCCCGGAACCCGCCCCGTTCGGCGCCCCCGCGGAAACCCCGGCGGCGGACGGCGAGTAA
- a CDS encoding aminopeptidase P N-terminal domain-containing protein yields the protein MRYEPLPSSFFAGNRAELASRLPAGSMLVLHANDVFPTNADGTFALHQNANLFYLTGIDQEETVLIMTIREEGWDEILLLRETNEQIAIWEGARLTQDQARELSGIQDVRWTNEYDALLDNLVPAATMVFVEANQHPRCTCPVETRNARMTKDLKEKFPDAILKNVYELLSDMRQIKKPEEIKALKKACEITNEGFRALLGFIRPGVGEWQIEGFLANEFISRGPRKFSFLPIIASGKDTCVLHYIQNDKRCGDGDLVLMDIGTEYGNYNSDMTRTVPVNGKFTPRQRAVYESVLNMMTYAKSILRPGILKSEYERLVRVFAAGELVKLGLITPAQVAEKPSDPTIVRKYYMHGCSHFLGLDVHDVGEPNPVVLPGMVFTIEPGIYIAEEGIGIRLENDILIGEKENMDLLADVPLLPDDIERLMAR from the coding sequence ATGAGATACGAGCCGCTTCCTTCCTCCTTTTTTGCCGGCAATCGTGCGGAACTGGCCTCCCGCCTGCCCGCCGGCAGTATGCTGGTCCTGCATGCCAATGACGTATTCCCTACGAATGCGGACGGCACCTTTGCCCTGCACCAGAATGCCAACCTCTTTTATCTCACCGGAATTGACCAGGAGGAAACCGTCCTGATCATGACCATCCGGGAAGAGGGCTGGGATGAAATCCTGCTATTGCGGGAAACGAATGAGCAAATAGCCATCTGGGAAGGGGCCCGCCTCACGCAGGACCAGGCCCGGGAGCTGAGCGGCATCCAGGACGTGCGCTGGACCAATGAATATGATGCTCTGCTGGACAACTTGGTGCCGGCAGCCACCATGGTCTTTGTGGAAGCCAACCAGCATCCGCGCTGCACGTGCCCGGTGGAAACGCGCAATGCCCGCATGACCAAGGACCTGAAAGAAAAATTCCCGGACGCGATCCTGAAAAATGTCTATGAACTTTTGTCCGACATGCGGCAGATCAAGAAGCCGGAGGAAATCAAGGCGCTCAAGAAGGCCTGTGAAATCACCAATGAAGGTTTCCGCGCGCTCCTTGGGTTTATCAGGCCGGGCGTGGGGGAATGGCAGATAGAAGGCTTCCTTGCGAACGAATTCATCAGCCGCGGGCCGCGTAAATTCTCCTTCCTCCCCATCATCGCCTCCGGAAAAGACACCTGCGTGCTGCACTACATCCAGAATGACAAGCGGTGCGGGGACGGCGACCTGGTGCTCATGGACATAGGCACGGAATACGGCAATTACAACTCCGACATGACCCGCACCGTTCCCGTGAACGGAAAATTCACCCCCCGCCAGCGCGCCGTGTATGAAAGCGTGCTGAACATGATGACCTACGCCAAAAGCATTCTGCGCCCTGGCATCCTGAAATCGGAATACGAACGGCTGGTGCGCGTCTTCGCCGCCGGGGAGCTCGTCAAGCTGGGGCTCATCACGCCCGCGCAGGTGGCGGAAAAGCCGTCTGATCCCACCATCGTGCGGAAATACTACATGCACGGCTGCTCCCACTTCCTGGGGCTGGATGTGCATGACGTAGGGGAGCCCAACCCCGTCGTGCTCCCGGGCATGGTCTTCACCATTGAGCCGGGCATCTACATTGCGGAGGAGGGCATAGGCATCCGTCTGGAAAACGACATCCTGATCGGAGAAAAGGAAAACATGGACCTGCTGGCGGACGTTCCCCTGCTGCCGGATGACATTGAACGGCTCATGGCCCGGTAA